Proteins encoded by one window of Amaranthus tricolor cultivar Red isolate AtriRed21 chromosome 4, ASM2621246v1, whole genome shotgun sequence:
- the LOC130810413 gene encoding NAD-dependent malic enzyme 65 kDa isoform, mitochondrial — protein MLVICNRSRLASSLIRRLKHQIANASNHRSFATSEGHRLAIVNKRSLDILQDPWFNKGTAFSMTERDRLDLRGLLPPNVMTTEQQIERFMADLRVLELTTKDGPSDTYALAKWRILNRLHDRNETMYFKVLIANIEEYAPIVSTPTVGLVCQKFSGLYRRPRGMYFSSHDRGEMMSMVYNWPAEQVDMIVVTDGSRILGLGDLGIQGIGVAIGKLDLYVAAAGINPQRVLPVMIDVGTNNEKLLKDPLYLGLQEKRLDGEEYLAVIDEFMEAVFTRWPNVIVQFEDFQNKWALTLLQRYRHKYRTFNVDVQGTAGVAIAGLLGAVRAQGRPMSDFPKQKIVVAGAGSSGVGVLNAARKTMARMLGNDESAFDKARSQFWVVDDKGLITEKRANLDPEVRPFAWKENEISRQGLNEGAKLVEVVRQVKPDVLLGLSACGGLFSKEVLEALKDSTSTRPAIFAMSNPTKNAECTPEEAFSIVGDHIVYASGSPFKNVDLGNGKIGHVNQGNNMYLFPGIGLGALLSGSRIITDGMFQAAAERLAGYMTDEEVINGIIYPSTSRIRDITKEVAAAVIKEAVEKDLAEGYRDMDVRELKKLNEEEILEYIENSMWDPEYPTLVYKKR, from the exons GGAACCGCATTTTCCATGACAGAGCGTGATAGGCTTGATCTTCGTGGACTTCTTCCACCAAATGTGATGACTACTGAGCAACAAATTGAACGATTTA TGGCTGACTTGAGGGTACTTGAACTGACAACGAAGGATGGACCATCTGATACTTATGCTTTAGCAAAATGGAGGATTCTCAACCGATTGCATGACAGAAATGAAACAATGTACTTCAAA GTTTTAATTGCGAATATCGAAGAATACGCTCCAATTGTGTCTACTCCTACAGTTGGTCTTGTTTGCCAGAAATTCAGTGGGTTATATAGAAGGCCACGAGGAATGTATTTTAGCTCCCATGATCGTGGAGAAATGATGTCAATGGTATACAATTGGCCTGCAGAACAG GTTGATATGATAGTGGTGACTGATGGTAGTAGAATTTTGGGACTTGGAGATCTGGGAATTCAGGGTATTGGTGTTGCAATTGGAAAATTAGATTTATATGTTGCTGCTGCAGGGATCAACCCACAAAGA GTGTTACCGGTGATGATTGATGTTGGAACCAATAATGAGAAGCTTCTTAAGGACCCTCTAT ATTTGGGATTGCAAGAAAAGCGTCTTGATGGAGAAGAGTATCTAGCAGTTATTGATGAATTCATGGAGGCAGTTTTTACTCGCTGGCCGAATGTAATTGTGCAG TTTGAAGATTTTCAAAACAAGTGGGCTTTGACATTATTGCAGAGATATAGGCATAAATACAGAACGTTCAATGTTGATGTACAG GGGACTGCCGGAGTTGCAATTGCTGGGCTACTGGGAGCTGTAAGGGCTCAAGGAAGGCCAATGAGTGACTTCCCTAAACAAAAGATTGTTGTTGCAGGAGCTGGAAG TTCAGGTGTGGGCGTTCTTAATGCTGCCAGGAAAACAATGGCAAGGATGTTGGGAAATGATGAGTCTGCTTTTGACAAAGCAAGGAGCCAATTCTGGGTGGTTGATGACAAG GGATTGATTACAGAGAAGCGCGCTAATTTAGACCCCGAGGTCCGACCATTTGCGtggaaagaaaatgaaatcagTCGACAAGGATTAAATGAAGGGGCAAAGCTGGTGGAAGTG GTCCGGCAGGTAAAACCTGATGTACTTTTGGGATTGTCCGCATGTGGAGGTTTGTTCTCAAAGGAG GTTTTGGAAGCTCTTAAAGATTCAACATCAACAAGGCCTGCAATCTTTGCGATGTCTAATCCCACAAAAAATG CTGAGTGCACCCCTGAGGAAGCATTCTCAATAGTAGGTGACCATATTGTGTACGCTAGTGGAAGTCCATTCAAAAATGTGGATCTTG GAAATGGCAAGATTGGGCACGTTAATCAGGGAAACAACATGTACCTATTTCCTGG GATTGGTCTAGGTGCCCTTCTTTCAGGCTCGAGGATCATCACAGATGGCATGTTTCAGGCTGCTGCAGAGCG TTTAGCTGGATATATGACCGATGAGGAAGTTATCAACGGCATCATCTACCCTTCAACATCAAG AATACGTGACATTACCAAAGAGGTAGCAGCAGCCGTAATTAAGGAAGCTGTAGAAAAGGACCTTGCAGAAGGCTATCGTGACATGGATGTTAGAGAGcttaaaaaactaaatgag GAGGAAATTCTTGAATATATAGAGAACAGCATGTGGGATCCGGAGTACCCTACACTAGTGTACAAGAAACGTTGA